A section of the Pedobacter sp. HDW13 genome encodes:
- the rny gene encoding ribonuclease Y encodes MEIVEILGYVFAVIAGIAIGVVVGRFLLRNLLKQQEVAAQNKVKKILKDAENNAEILKKNKLLEAKEKFLQLKAEHEQEVNAKNNTINQRENTMKQKEQSVNQRMENFNKKEQELDKQKTNLEKQTDLAVKKQEEVEVLKNQHLKQLETIAGLSAEEAKEQLVENLKQEARTQAMMQVKDIVDEAKLTASKEAKKVVIQTIQRTATEAAIENSVSIFHIESDEIKGRVIGREGRNIRALEAATGIEIIVDDTPEAIILSGFDPVRREIARLALHRLVTDGRIHPARIEEIVAKTKKQIEDEIVEIGERTVIDLGIHGLHPELIRMVGRMRYRSSYGQNLLHHSREVANFCATMAAELGLNAKMAKRAGLLHDIGKVPDDNPELPHAILGMQLAEKYKEHPEICNAIGAHHDEIEMTSMISPIIQACDAISGARPGARREVVESYIKRLKDLEELALSYPGVEKTFAIQAGRELRVIVESERITDAQAELLAADISTRIQTEMTYPGQIKVTVIRETRSVAFAK; translated from the coding sequence ATGGAAATAGTTGAAATATTAGGATATGTGTTTGCCGTAATTGCAGGTATCGCTATCGGAGTAGTGGTAGGAAGATTCCTCCTGCGTAACTTACTGAAACAGCAGGAAGTGGCTGCACAGAACAAGGTGAAGAAGATTTTAAAAGATGCAGAAAACAATGCTGAAATTTTAAAAAAGAATAAATTGCTCGAAGCCAAAGAGAAATTTTTACAGTTAAAAGCTGAGCACGAGCAGGAAGTAAACGCTAAAAACAATACCATTAACCAGCGCGAAAACACCATGAAGCAAAAAGAGCAATCGGTGAACCAGCGCATGGAAAACTTTAATAAAAAAGAGCAGGAGCTTGATAAGCAAAAAACTAATCTGGAAAAACAAACTGATCTTGCAGTAAAGAAACAAGAGGAAGTTGAAGTATTGAAGAACCAACACCTTAAGCAATTGGAAACCATTGCGGGTCTTTCGGCAGAAGAAGCTAAAGAGCAGTTGGTAGAAAACCTGAAACAAGAGGCCCGTACACAGGCCATGATGCAGGTAAAAGATATTGTGGACGAAGCCAAATTAACAGCAAGTAAAGAAGCTAAAAAGGTAGTAATCCAAACCATTCAGCGTACAGCTACTGAGGCTGCAATCGAAAACTCGGTTTCTATTTTCCACATCGAAAGTGATGAAATTAAAGGTCGCGTAATTGGTAGGGAAGGTAGAAATATCCGTGCTTTAGAAGCAGCTACAGGTATCGAGATTATTGTTGATGATACCCCTGAAGCCATTATCTTATCAGGTTTCGATCCTGTAAGAAGAGAGATTGCCCGTTTGGCCTTACACCGTTTGGTAACCGATGGCCGTATCCACCCGGCACGTATCGAAGAAATTGTAGCCAAAACCAAAAAGCAAATCGAAGATGAGATTGTAGAGATTGGTGAGCGTACAGTAATCGATTTAGGTATTCACGGTTTACACCCTGAACTAATCAGAATGGTTGGCCGTATGCGTTACCGTTCTTCTTACGGTCAGAACTTGTTACACCACTCGCGTGAGGTGGCTAATTTCTGTGCTACCATGGCTGCTGAGCTGGGCTTAAATGCAAAAATGGCTAAACGTGCAGGTTTATTACACGATATTGGTAAAGTGCCTGATGATAACCCGGAATTGCCACACGCAATTTTAGGGATGCAACTGGCCGAAAAATATAAGGAACACCCTGAAATTTGTAATGCCATTGGTGCTCACCACGACGAAATTGAAATGACCTCAATGATCTCACCGATTATCCAGGCTTGTGATGCGATTTCTGGCGCGCGCCCTGGTGCACGTAGAGAAGTGGTAGAAAGCTATATTAAACGTTTGAAGGATTTAGAAGAACTGGCTTTATCTTACCCTGGTGTTGAAAAAACTTTCGCAATCCAGGCTGGTAGAGAGTTACGTGTGATTGTAGAAAGCGAGCGCATTACCGATGCCCAGGCCGAATTACTGGCAGCAGATATTTCTACACGTATCCAAACCGAAATGACTTATCCGGGACAGATAAAAGTTACCGTAATCAGGGAAACCCGTTCTGTAGCTTTTGCTAAGTAA
- a CDS encoding FeoB-associated Cys-rich membrane protein, producing MNYPVLIGVAVLVIILIAYLIRRNQRDKKKFEEDTIDAELPSEKDDKENV from the coding sequence ATGAACTATCCAGTATTAATTGGCGTTGCGGTATTGGTAATTATTTTAATTGCCTATCTAATTAGAAGAAACCAGCGGGATAAAAAGAAGTTTGAAGAAGATACTATTGATGCGGAGCTTCCTTCTGAAAAAGACGATAAAGAGAATGTTTAG
- a CDS encoding cell division protein ZapA — MGEISIKITISDRIYPLKVNMEEEEIVRRAAKMINERIKDYQDNYAVRDKQDLLSMAVLHYATAVLRTENKVQNQDTAVADKVEELDVLLNNFFSK; from the coding sequence ATGGGAGAAATCTCGATTAAAATAACCATTTCCGACCGTATTTATCCCTTAAAGGTAAATATGGAAGAGGAAGAAATTGTGAGACGGGCGGCAAAAATGATCAATGAGCGCATAAAAGATTATCAGGATAATTATGCGGTTAGAGATAAGCAGGATCTTCTTTCTATGGCAGTTTTGCATTATGCAACAGCCGTATTAAGAACAGAAAACAAAGTACAAAATCAGGATACTGCTGTTGCCGATAAAGTTGAAGAATTGGATGTTTTACTCAATAATTTCTTTTCAAAATAA
- a CDS encoding TonB-dependent receptor, which yields MDLITIFRRTALTVLVLFLGIAAYAQTGKISGVVSDKKTGETLIGVTVKIKGTTKGVSTDVDGKYILQAMANGKYTLEFSYVGYQTKEVSEVEVKGPSVTSLNIVLSEAGGQNLQEVVVKASFKQESVNSLYAQQKNSALISDGISSDQIKKSPDKNTSDVLKRISGATIQDNKFVVVRGLSDRYNTATLDGSTLPSTEANRKAFSFDIVPSSLVDKITISKTATPDLPADFAGGAVQIATKDIPEQNFLSVGVGYGYNSQSTFKDFLGTKKNALAYLGYEDGSKQLAENFPSRATIANGTFTDAKNVAALKSFPIDNSIKTTSALPTQNYQFNLGRVKHFENGNSFGATVSATYRNSQTINENMERNFYIYNYNDNQYKFSSSLGALANFAYSFGKNKISFKNIYNKNYDDTYTVRTGIRDGNTSNQFFAYDIMQKSLYKATFEGDHQIGKGNNKLKWTASYSNITNNQPNQLKINYQKALADQNNPSVPYQANITSLGKENTRMFSDLNENLYAGDVNYSTPFKLFDASTTMKVGLGSQYRERTFNARFVGAQLTTNDIDLQTKIRALPITEIYAPSLIESGVYRLAEVGGPLDDYNASSFTNYGYLMLDQKFGENFRAVYGARVENYNVKLMNTLGTYVDDTQLDVLPSLNLTYSLTKKANLRASYYRTLARPEFRELSLNSYYDYEQLSNIIGNPNLKRSLIDNFDLRYEIYPEAGQLFSVSAFYKHFTNAIEIYRYDVLSTVDVNFFNTPKAYVYGLEFEGRKNLNFISDEGFFKNTTAYFNLSLIKSKVTNPTDQQYIDVTRPMVGQSPYLINAGLQHSALDNKLNFNILYNKIGRRIVQAGGIRFPSTWENPRDVIDFQASYKVIKSKGEIKLNVGDILNQRNTVYFDYNGDKKYNGSVGNGGDETFSSYKTGRNISLSFNYTF from the coding sequence TTGGACTTAATCACAATTTTTAGAAGAACAGCACTAACTGTGCTGGTTTTATTTCTTGGCATAGCAGCTTATGCACAAACAGGCAAAATTTCGGGTGTTGTATCAGATAAAAAAACAGGCGAAACACTAATTGGTGTAACTGTTAAAATAAAAGGTACTACCAAAGGCGTGTCTACAGATGTAGATGGTAAGTATATCCTTCAGGCCATGGCCAATGGCAAGTACACCCTTGAGTTCTCTTATGTAGGGTACCAAACTAAAGAAGTATCTGAAGTAGAAGTAAAAGGACCATCAGTTACCAGTTTAAATATTGTGCTAAGCGAAGCAGGTGGCCAAAACTTACAGGAAGTTGTAGTTAAAGCAAGCTTTAAACAAGAATCGGTTAACTCTTTATATGCACAGCAAAAAAACAGTGCTTTAATTTCTGATGGTATTTCCAGCGATCAGATTAAAAAATCACCAGATAAAAACACCTCTGACGTTCTAAAAAGGATTAGCGGTGCTACCATACAGGATAACAAGTTTGTTGTTGTTCGTGGTTTAAGTGATCGCTACAATACAGCTACTTTAGATGGTTCTACTTTACCAAGTACTGAAGCTAATAGGAAAGCTTTCTCATTTGATATTGTTCCTTCTAGCCTGGTTGATAAAATTACCATCAGCAAAACGGCTACTCCTGATTTGCCTGCTGACTTTGCGGGAGGAGCGGTGCAAATTGCAACTAAAGATATTCCAGAGCAGAATTTCCTTTCAGTTGGTGTTGGTTATGGTTATAACAGCCAGTCAACTTTTAAAGATTTCCTTGGAACCAAGAAAAATGCTTTAGCCTATTTAGGTTATGAGGATGGTTCGAAACAACTAGCCGAAAATTTTCCAAGTCGTGCTACAATTGCGAACGGAACTTTCACAGATGCTAAAAACGTTGCAGCTTTAAAATCCTTCCCGATTGATAATTCAATTAAAACTACCAGCGCTTTACCGACTCAGAATTACCAGTTTAATTTAGGCCGGGTAAAACATTTTGAAAATGGAAACAGCTTTGGCGCAACCGTATCTGCTACTTACAGAAACTCGCAGACCATTAATGAGAATATGGAACGTAATTTTTATATCTATAATTATAACGATAACCAATATAAATTCTCGAGTAGTTTAGGTGCTTTAGCAAATTTCGCCTACAGCTTTGGCAAGAACAAAATAAGCTTCAAAAACATCTATAACAAAAATTACGATGATACTTATACTGTTCGTACAGGTATTCGTGATGGTAATACCTCTAACCAATTCTTTGCTTATGACATTATGCAGAAATCACTTTACAAAGCAACTTTTGAAGGTGATCATCAAATTGGAAAAGGTAATAACAAGTTGAAATGGACTGCATCATACAGTAATATCACCAATAACCAACCTAACCAGCTGAAGATTAATTATCAAAAAGCTTTAGCTGATCAAAATAATCCTTCAGTTCCTTATCAGGCTAATATTACCTCATTAGGAAAGGAAAATACACGGATGTTTTCTGATTTAAATGAGAACTTATATGCAGGTGATGTTAATTACAGCACACCATTTAAGTTGTTCGATGCTTCAACCACAATGAAAGTTGGTTTAGGGTCACAATATCGTGAAAGGACTTTCAATGCCCGCTTTGTTGGCGCACAATTAACAACCAATGATATCGATTTACAAACCAAGATCAGGGCTTTACCTATTACGGAAATATATGCACCATCACTAATTGAATCTGGTGTATATAGATTGGCAGAGGTTGGCGGTCCGTTAGATGATTACAATGCCAGTTCATTTACCAACTATGGTTATTTGATGCTCGATCAAAAATTTGGTGAAAACTTTAGAGCTGTTTATGGTGCAAGGGTAGAAAATTATAATGTAAAGTTGATGAATACGCTTGGTACTTATGTTGATGATACCCAGCTTGACGTACTCCCTTCATTAAACTTAACCTACAGTTTGACTAAAAAGGCTAATTTACGTGCTTCTTATTACCGTACCTTGGCCAGACCAGAGTTTAGAGAGCTATCATTAAACTCGTATTATGATTATGAACAATTGAGTAATATCATTGGTAATCCGAATTTGAAAAGATCGCTTATTGATAACTTTGACTTACGTTATGAAATTTATCCTGAAGCAGGTCAGCTTTTCTCAGTGTCGGCTTTTTATAAGCACTTTACAAATGCGATCGAAATCTATCGTTACGATGTATTATCAACAGTTGATGTGAACTTTTTTAATACTCCGAAAGCTTACGTGTATGGTTTAGAGTTTGAAGGAAGAAAGAATTTAAACTTTATCAGTGATGAAGGTTTCTTTAAAAATACCACTGCTTATTTCAATTTATCATTAATTAAATCTAAGGTAACTAACCCAACCGATCAGCAATATATTGACGTAACTCGTCCGATGGTAGGCCAGTCGCCTTACCTGATCAATGCTGGTTTACAGCACAGCGCCTTAGATAACAAATTAAACTTCAATATCCTTTACAATAAAATCGGCAGAAGAATTGTTCAGGCGGGGGGTATTCGTTTCCCAAGTACATGGGAAAATCCAAGAGATGTGATTGATTTCCAGGCCAGCTACAAAGTAATCAAATCAAAAGGTGAGATTAAATTAAATGTTGGTGACATATTAAACCAAAGAAATACAGTTTATTTCGATTATAACGGCGATAAAAAATACAACGGTAGTGTAGGTAATGGTGGTGATGAAACTTTCAGCTCTTACAAAACGGGTAGAAACATTTCATTATCATTTAATTATACTTTCTAG
- a CDS encoding TonB-dependent receptor, translating to MKLRILTLFSIVLLLFATAQAQVTTASINGKIKDEKGIIPGATIAMVHIPTGTISKGSSNETGFYRIGNLNPGGPYKITVTYVGYSPVVKENIYLTLGADQKLDIDIQEQGSQLAEVNVRGQRGPTKAGAGTSIGEGQIKTLPTMNRSLQDVTRVTPQGSKDNTFGGTNFRYNNVTIDGAINNDAIGFSPSLGGQSGSSGMPGSSTRTNPVSLDAIQDVTVLLSPYDVKVGNFLGGSINAVTRGGTNDVTGSVYGYGRNAALIGRNKIGDNSKEPSAFHDYQTGFRVGFPIIKDKLFFFTNEEITRRQDPVILGAGSSDMKLLTATEAQQIADRMNTAYGVDAGAFGNYNIYSQSNKFFNRLDWNINENNQLTIRNNTIVSKATNLERDQSNFRFGGIDFRQNNNQTSTVADLKTRFGNSATNNLIIGYSTVHDFRDPLSNPALPQIEIAANGGTLFLGTDREASIFNMKQNTFEFTDNYTYSKGIHTFTFGTHNEFYNINYGFVNSWNGRVAYSSINDFLNNQPNRVRTNYNYDDNSRDNIIANPTAQFNVNMYSVYGQDEIRLGDRLKLTPGLRFDMANLPDMPTLSSKTANSPVDVNYGTTYTYTQPSAITNKFLNKIQISPRLGFNFDALGNQSLIIRGGTGLFTSRIPFAWIGYAYYNNGVNYGAFDKSYVYANADPTKIVTPVAGSDPVRDALTGNGEAGYVTKQGINVKDASGATQVDLVDNNFKMPKAWRSNLAFDYKTDDQWKFTVEGIFSQVIKDVQFQQINYVDNPKYMVYDTQKQQPIYSGTKINPLHTNAYLLSNTDRGYKYSLTAQVSKSLPIGLDMMVAYTYGRSKDIANGIRNSMESNWQLNQALSPNNPGLAYSNFDVRNRIISTVNYRLDWAKNGKYVSNFSLFFSGQSGAPYSLGLVNTRINGTGQTVSLLYIPASGETTKFFANTPDGIAQAVAFDAYINGDKYLSTRRGDFTERNGARTPWNVQADFRFAQDIQVAKGKHPHVLTLTYDIINLTNLVNKDWGIQYFSPNTYNSMASVGIKVATAGTPTAYPVYTFAQKDVTSYSKDFFASRYQMQLGLRYSF from the coding sequence ATGAAATTACGCATACTAACCTTATTTAGTATTGTATTGTTGCTGTTTGCCACGGCGCAGGCACAGGTAACAACAGCCAGTATAAATGGAAAGATAAAAGATGAGAAAGGGATTATTCCCGGGGCTACCATTGCAATGGTACATATTCCTACCGGCACAATCTCTAAAGGTTCTTCAAATGAAACCGGCTTTTACCGCATTGGTAATTTAAATCCGGGTGGGCCTTACAAAATTACTGTAACCTATGTAGGTTACAGTCCGGTAGTTAAAGAAAATATCTATTTAACCTTAGGTGCCGATCAAAAATTAGATATCGATATTCAGGAGCAGGGCAGCCAGCTTGCAGAAGTAAACGTACGTGGCCAAAGAGGGCCAACTAAGGCCGGTGCCGGTACCAGCATAGGCGAAGGGCAAATTAAAACCTTGCCTACTATGAACCGCAGTTTGCAGGATGTTACCCGTGTAACCCCGCAAGGTAGCAAAGACAATACCTTTGGTGGTACCAATTTCAGGTACAATAACGTAACCATTGATGGGGCAATTAATAACGATGCTATTGGTTTTAGCCCTTCATTAGGGGGGCAAAGTGGTAGTTCAGGTATGCCCGGGAGTAGTACGCGTACCAATCCGGTATCTTTAGATGCAATACAGGATGTTACCGTACTTTTATCGCCTTACGATGTAAAAGTGGGTAACTTTTTGGGCGGAAGTATTAATGCTGTAACCCGTGGCGGTACAAACGATGTAACAGGATCGGTTTATGGATATGGCCGTAATGCAGCTTTGATTGGCAGAAATAAAATTGGCGATAATTCAAAAGAACCTTCAGCCTTTCACGATTATCAAACCGGTTTCCGTGTAGGCTTTCCGATTATAAAAGATAAATTGTTTTTCTTTACTAATGAGGAAATTACCCGTCGCCAGGACCCGGTAATTTTGGGTGCAGGTTCATCAGATATGAAACTGCTTACTGCTACAGAAGCACAACAGATAGCTGACCGCATGAACACTGCATACGGGGTTGATGCCGGTGCATTTGGTAATTACAATATCTACTCGCAATCAAACAAATTCTTTAACCGTTTAGATTGGAATATTAATGAAAATAACCAGTTAACAATAAGGAATAACACAATTGTTTCTAAAGCAACAAATTTAGAAAGAGATCAGTCTAACTTCCGTTTTGGTGGCATTGATTTCAGACAGAACAATAATCAAACATCAACAGTGGCCGATTTAAAAACACGTTTCGGTAATTCAGCTACCAATAACCTGATCATTGGATATTCTACTGTTCATGATTTCCGCGATCCGCTTTCTAATCCGGCTTTACCGCAGATTGAGATTGCAGCTAATGGAGGTACCTTGTTTTTGGGTACCGATCGTGAAGCCAGTATTTTCAATATGAAGCAGAATACCTTTGAATTTACAGATAATTACACCTACAGCAAAGGTATCCACACTTTTACTTTTGGTACACACAACGAATTTTACAACATTAATTATGGTTTTGTAAACTCATGGAATGGCCGCGTGGCCTACAGCAGCATCAACGATTTTTTAAACAACCAGCCAAACAGGGTACGTACAAACTATAATTATGATGATAATAGCCGCGATAATATTATTGCAAACCCAACAGCACAGTTTAATGTAAATATGTATAGTGTTTATGGTCAGGATGAAATTAGACTGGGCGACCGTTTAAAGCTAACACCGGGATTGCGTTTTGATATGGCCAATTTGCCTGATATGCCAACCTTAAGCAGCAAAACTGCAAATTCTCCGGTTGATGTAAATTACGGTACAACCTACACTTATACGCAGCCATCGGCAATTACAAATAAATTCCTGAATAAAATTCAGATCTCGCCACGCTTAGGTTTTAATTTTGATGCCCTGGGTAACCAGAGTTTAATTATACGTGGCGGAACCGGTTTGTTTACCAGCCGTATTCCTTTCGCCTGGATTGGTTATGCTTACTATAACAATGGCGTTAACTATGGTGCATTTGATAAGTCGTATGTTTATGCCAATGCTGACCCAACTAAAATTGTAACTCCGGTAGCTGGTTCAGATCCGGTTAGAGATGCTTTAACGGGTAATGGCGAAGCAGGTTATGTAACTAAACAAGGCATCAATGTTAAAGATGCAAGCGGTGCTACACAGGTAGATTTAGTTGATAATAACTTTAAAATGCCAAAAGCATGGAGAAGTAATTTGGCTTTTGATTATAAAACAGACGATCAGTGGAAGTTTACGGTAGAAGGTATTTTTAGCCAGGTAATTAAGGATGTGCAGTTTCAGCAAATCAACTATGTAGATAATCCTAAATACATGGTTTACGATACGCAAAAGCAGCAGCCTATTTATTCGGGTACAAAAATTAACCCATTACACACCAATGCTTATTTGCTATCGAACACCGACAGAGGATATAAATATAGCTTAACTGCACAGGTCAGCAAGTCACTCCCGATAGGTTTGGATATGATGGTGGCCTATACTTACGGTAGATCGAAAGATATTGCAAACGGTATCCGTAACTCTATGGAATCGAACTGGCAGTTAAATCAGGCATTGAGCCCAAACAATCCGGGGCTGGCCTATTCTAACTTCGATGTCCGCAACAGAATCATTTCAACCGTCAATTATAGATTAGATTGGGCAAAAAATGGTAAGTATGTTTCTAACTTCTCATTATTCTTTAGCGGCCAGTCGGGCGCTCCGTACTCATTAGGCTTGGTAAATACCCGGATTAACGGAACGGGCCAAACAGTGAGTTTATTGTATATTCCAGCGAGTGGTGAAACTACAAAGTTCTTCGCCAATACTCCGGATGGAATTGCCCAGGCAGTAGCATTTGATGCCTACATTAATGGAGATAAATATTTAAGCACCCGACGTGGTGATTTTACTGAACGTAATGGTGCCCGTACACCGTGGAACGTGCAAGCCGATTTCCGCTTTGCTCAGGATATCCAGGTGGCGAAAGGCAAACATCCGCATGTGTTAACTTTAACTTACGACATTATTAACCTAACCAATTTGGTTAATAAAGACTGGGGTATTCAGTATTTCTCGCCTAATACCTATAACTCAATGGCCAGTGTAGGTATTAAGGTAGCTACTGCCGGAACACCAACTGCATATCCGGTTTACACCTTTGCACAGAAAGATGTAACCTCTTATTCAAAAGATTTCTTTGCATCGCGTTATCAGATGCAGCTGGGATTAAGATATAGCTTTTAA
- a CDS encoding lysophospholipid acyltransferase family protein produces the protein MTVISKENFSKATGICNIPIPGLASFLMRFLKINDFNGIIKDAHTLEGEKFANHILDVLGVSIQISDEDLANIPKEGAFIAIANHPYGAIESLALLSTLASKRSDTMFMGNFLLKKIPNLEKCIIAVNPFEKVQDTSSISGLKTTLKVLKDGSPVAIFPAGEVSSYKFRKNQITDREWHPVVGKIIAKAKVPILPVYFHGNNGIFFSLLKYIHPSLQTAKLISELFNKSGHQLKISIGKPVNLDEIACKGCNISLLRHLRTRLYALKKN, from the coding sequence ATGACAGTCATTTCTAAAGAAAATTTTTCGAAAGCTACGGGTATCTGTAATATTCCAATCCCAGGCCTCGCCTCCTTTTTAATGAGATTTTTGAAGATTAACGACTTCAACGGAATTATTAAGGATGCCCACACATTAGAAGGCGAAAAATTTGCCAATCATATTTTGGATGTTTTGGGTGTCAGCATCCAGATTAGTGATGAAGATCTTGCCAATATCCCCAAAGAGGGGGCATTTATCGCCATAGCTAACCATCCTTATGGCGCAATCGAATCGCTGGCATTACTCAGTACACTGGCTAGTAAACGATCAGACACCATGTTTATGGGGAATTTTTTATTAAAAAAAATCCCTAACCTCGAAAAATGCATCATTGCAGTAAATCCTTTCGAAAAGGTTCAGGATACATCCAGTATCAGCGGTTTGAAAACAACTTTAAAAGTTTTAAAAGACGGAAGCCCGGTTGCAATTTTTCCAGCTGGCGAAGTTTCTTCCTATAAATTCAGGAAAAACCAGATTACAGATCGCGAATGGCATCCGGTAGTGGGAAAAATTATCGCTAAAGCCAAAGTGCCAATTCTACCTGTATATTTCCATGGCAACAACGGCATCTTTTTTAGCCTCTTAAAATATATACACCCATCATTGCAAACTGCAAAACTGATTTCAGAGTTGTTCAATAAAAGTGGGCATCAGTTAAAAATCAGCATCGGAAAGCCTGTTAATCTAGATGAAATAGCCTGCAAAGGCTGTAATATTTCGCTATTAAGGCATTTGAGAACCAGACTTTATGCGCTTAAAAAAAATTAA
- a CDS encoding DUF962 domain-containing protein, which translates to MSKQTIQLEPKRPVDVLFDKYAESHQNPTNKTVHWICVPLIVFSLLGLIWQIPFPHIGFLGSYNGYFNWASFLLAFSLYYYYTLSPVLFFLMIWVVGLMSYIIVKIEQAVGLGSGTAYGIYAAIFVAAWIGQFIGHKIEGKKPSFLDDVKFLLIGPIWLLHFICKKTGIKY; encoded by the coding sequence ATGAGCAAGCAAACTATACAATTAGAGCCAAAACGTCCGGTTGATGTACTTTTTGATAAATATGCAGAAAGTCATCAAAATCCAACCAATAAAACAGTGCACTGGATTTGCGTACCATTAATTGTATTCAGTTTGCTGGGACTGATATGGCAGATTCCTTTTCCGCATATTGGTTTTTTAGGTAGTTATAATGGTTATTTTAACTGGGCCTCTTTTTTACTGGCCTTTAGTTTATACTATTATTATACTCTTTCGCCTGTACTGTTCTTCTTAATGATCTGGGTTGTAGGGCTTATGAGTTATATCATCGTTAAAATAGAGCAAGCCGTTGGCCTTGGTAGTGGAACGGCTTATGGTATTTATGCTGCCATATTTGTAGCTGCCTGGATAGGGCAGTTTATCGGTCATAAAATTGAAGGTAAAAAACCATCCTTTCTGGATGACGTTAAGTTCCTGTTAATCGGTCCGATCTGGTTATTGCACTTCATTTGCAAGAAAACTGGTATTAAGTATTAA